A single Mastomys coucha isolate ucsf_1 chromosome X, UCSF_Mcou_1, whole genome shotgun sequence DNA region contains:
- the CXHXorf21 gene encoding protein CXorf21 homolog: MLSEGYLSGLTYWNDIHWNCASYNEPMAGDQGEETSSVAALSYASVDETQVQSLYVSCKSSGKFISSVHARASQHSRSQSRTVLQANTNPVFENPTLAAVGICRDVIRETYLVPPSCKSICKNYNDLHIAGGQVMAINSVMADFPSESSFEDGPLLKSSEISLSMEDSISTQLTELPLKPIQRYSSYWRITSIKEKSSLQMQKPISNAVLNEYLEQKVVELYKQYIMDTVFHDSSPTQILASEFIMTNVDQISLQVSKEKNLDTSKVKDIVISHLLQLVSSEISTPSLHISQYSNITP; encoded by the coding sequence ATGCTATCAGAAGGATATCTCAGTGGACTTACCTACTGGAATGACATTCATTGGAATTGTGCATCTTATAATGAACCGATGGCTGGGGACCAGGGTGAAGAGACAAGTTCTGTTGCTGCTCTTTCATATGCCTCTGTGGATGAAACACAAGTTCAAAGTCTTTATGTGAGTTGCAAATCCTCTGGAAAGTTTATTTCATCAGTGCATGCAAGGGCGAGTCAGCacagcagaagccagagcagaACAGTGCTGCAGGCAAACACCAACCCCGTATTTGAAAATCCAACCTTAGCTGCAGTTGGCATATGCAGAGATGTGATCAGGGAGACCTACTTGGTCCCACCTTCTTGTAAAAGTATTTGCAAAAATTACAATGACTTACATATTGCCGGGGGACAGGTGATGGCCATAAACTCAGTAATGGCAGATTTTCCTTCTGAGAGCAGCTTTGAAGATGGTCCTttgctaaagtcatctgagattTCTTTGTCCATGGAGGATTCCATTTCCACTCAGCTCACTGAACTTCCCCTCAAACCTATCCAGCGGTACTCATCCTACTGGAGGATAACCAGCATCAAAGAGAAAAGCAGCCTGCAAATGCAGAAGCCTATTTCAAATGCAGTGCTCAATGAGTACCTGGAGCAGAAGGTGGTGGAGTTATATAAGCAATACATCATGGACACTGTGTTTCATGACAGTTCTCCTACCCAGATTCTGGCATCAGAATTCATCATGACAAATGTAGATCAAATTAGTCTTCAAGTGTCTAAAGAGAAGAACCTGGACACTTCAAAAGTCAAGGACATAGTTATTAGCCACCTATTGCAGTTGGTATCATCTGAGATCAGCACCCCTAGTCTTCATATTTCTCAGTATAGCAATATAACTCCATAG